From the genome of Parasteatoda tepidariorum isolate YZ-2023 chromosome X1, CAS_Ptep_4.0, whole genome shotgun sequence, one region includes:
- the LOC107453835 gene encoding uncharacterized protein, translated as MAIRYPVDDWLHVFSDGSQFDCHFNVGAGVFSELFSFYVPAGYIGTAFDGEVVTLSTALQQLLALQHKFENAVLFSDSQATIQSFSSYERPLTPEISRCQDLLRSLFLRGKRIFLQWVPAHCGVLGNEQADLLTKKGANLLQQPNTATSFWKIKLFLKNLCKTNSLPDLQTRTALKSWRNVSSSLIPDKPRRDAIEAFRLYTGHDCLSDHLYRIGLSTTPFCPLCKSGEKLGRDHLLLCGPFMDTLSPQDIGKQENF; from the coding sequence ATGGCGATTAGATACCCAGTCGACGATTGGCTACATGTTTTTAGCGATGGTTCTCAATTTGACTGCCATTTTAATGTAGGGGCTGGTGTCTTTTCGGAGCTTTTCTCTTTCTACGTACCAGCAGGATACATTGGCACCGCCTTTGATGGAGAAGTAGTGACCTTGAGTACGGCCTTACAGCAGCTACTGGCCCTCCaacacaaatttgaaaatgcagTTCTCTTCTCGGACTCACAAGCGACCATACAATCATTTAGCTCATATGAACGTCCCTTGACACCTGAGATTTCCCGATGTCAAGATCTCTTGAGGTCTTTATTTTTGAGGGGAAAACGAATATTCCTCCAGTGGGTGCCAGCCCATTGTGGTGTTTTGGGCAATGAGCAGGCAGATTTACTTACCAAGAAAGGTGCCAATTTGCTACAACAACCAAATACTGCAACTTCTTTTTGGAAAATCAAActgttccttaaaaatttatgtaaaaccaACTCATTGCCAGACCTTCAGACTCGCACAGCTTTGAAAAGTTGGAGAAATGTAAGCTCTTCTTTAATTCCCGACAAACCAAGACGTGATGCAATTGAGGCCTTCCGATTATATACAGGCCACGATTGTCTTTCTGATCACTTATACCGCATAGGCCTTTCCACCACGCCTTTTTGTCCACTTTGTAAATCTGGAGAGAAATTGGGCAGGGACCACCTGCTTCTATGTGGGCCCTTCATGGACACACTGAGTCCTCAAGATATTGGGAAGCAAGAGAACTTCTAA